One segment of Pseudomonas pohangensis DNA contains the following:
- a CDS encoding oxidoreductase, which produces MPQTPKHVLLAGATGLTGEHLLDRILSVPAVSKVVAPTRRPLAEHAHLVNPVGELEELLPALKGKPDVAFCCLGTTIRVAGSPEAFRAVDHDLVVAFAQRARDMGARHFLVISALGADAGSRVFYNRVKGEMEQALRAQGWPQLTIARPSLLDGVRQEFRIGERLAAPLMRLIPGKLRSIEAGVLARALWRLALEEGKGVRVVESDELRQLGR; this is translated from the coding sequence ATGCCCCAAACGCCTAAGCATGTTCTGCTCGCTGGTGCTACCGGACTGACCGGCGAGCATTTGCTGGATCGTATTCTCAGTGTGCCGGCAGTGTCCAAAGTGGTTGCCCCGACGCGACGGCCACTTGCCGAACACGCTCACCTGGTGAATCCGGTTGGCGAGCTGGAAGAATTGCTGCCCGCCCTGAAAGGCAAACCGGATGTAGCATTCTGCTGTCTGGGCACCACGATCCGTGTGGCCGGTTCGCCAGAAGCTTTTCGTGCAGTGGACCATGATCTGGTCGTGGCATTTGCCCAGCGTGCCCGTGACATGGGGGCGCGGCACTTTCTGGTGATCAGTGCGCTCGGGGCCGATGCCGGCTCGCGGGTGTTTTACAACCGGGTCAAGGGTGAGATGGAGCAGGCGTTGCGCGCGCAGGGCTGGCCACAGCTGACCATTGCCCGGCCGTCGTTGCTGGACGGCGTGCGCCAGGAGTTTCGAATTGGTGAGCGTCTGGCAGCACCACTGATGCGTCTGATTCCCGGCAAGTTGCGCAGTATCGAGGCCGGTGTGCTGGCCCGGGCCCTCTGGCGTCTGGCGCTGGAAGAGGGCAAGGGTGTGCGCGTTGTCGAGTCTGACGAGTTACGCCAGCTCGGCCGTTAG
- the lnt gene encoding apolipoprotein N-acyltransferase yields the protein MNWITRPGWPGNLLAMAAGALTPLCMAPFDFWPLSLLSLGLLYLSLRELAPKAAMLRGWSYGFGLFGAGTSWIYVSIHDFGGASPLLAGGLMLLFSAAVALFFALPAWLWSRWLRNGSGLGDALAFAALWVAQEAFRGWFLTGFPWLFAGYSQLDGPLAGLAPLGGVWLIGFVLAFSAALLVNLPRLRQQPRALSLGLLLLLLFWGTGWSLQQYSWTEPAGKALSVAAVQGNVAQNMKWDPAQLNAQLALYRDLSIKGPRVDLLVWPETAVPVLKDYAGSYLQAMDAFANDRQTTLITGVPVREVDADGNKRFYNAITVIGKGQGTYLKQKLVPFGEYVPLQDVLRGLIAFFDLPMSDFARGPADQPLLQAQGYQVAAYICYEVVYPEFAAGLAAQSNLLLTVSNDAWFGHSIGPLQHLQMAQMRALEAGRWMIRATNTGVTALIDPFGQIDTRIASFEQGVLYGEVLPMQGLTPYLRWHSWPLTLCCGLLLLGAARARKTRTAA from the coding sequence ATGAACTGGATCACCCGCCCCGGCTGGCCGGGCAACCTGCTGGCCATGGCTGCCGGCGCGCTGACGCCGCTGTGCATGGCGCCCTTCGATTTCTGGCCGTTGTCGCTGTTATCGCTTGGCCTGCTCTACCTGAGCCTGCGCGAACTCGCACCGAAAGCCGCAATGCTGCGCGGCTGGAGCTATGGCTTCGGCCTGTTCGGCGCCGGTACCAGCTGGATCTACGTCAGCATCCATGACTTCGGTGGCGCATCGCCCCTGCTGGCTGGCGGCCTGATGCTGCTGTTCAGTGCCGCCGTAGCCCTGTTCTTCGCCCTGCCGGCCTGGCTCTGGAGTCGCTGGCTGCGCAACGGTTCCGGTCTCGGCGATGCGTTGGCGTTCGCCGCCCTGTGGGTGGCACAGGAAGCGTTTCGCGGCTGGTTCCTCACCGGTTTCCCCTGGCTGTTTGCCGGCTACAGCCAGCTGGACGGGCCGCTCGCCGGCCTGGCACCGCTTGGCGGCGTGTGGCTGATCGGCTTCGTGCTGGCTTTCAGCGCCGCCCTGCTGGTCAACCTGCCGCGCCTGCGCCAGCAACCGCGCGCACTCAGTCTGGGTCTGCTGTTGCTGCTGCTGTTCTGGGGTACTGGCTGGAGCCTGCAGCAATACAGCTGGACCGAACCCGCCGGGAAAGCCTTATCGGTAGCTGCGGTACAGGGCAATGTGGCGCAGAACATGAAGTGGGACCCGGCGCAACTCAATGCCCAGCTGGCGCTGTACCGTGACCTGAGCATCAAAGGCCCGCGCGTTGACCTGCTGGTCTGGCCGGAAACTGCCGTGCCGGTTCTCAAGGACTATGCCGGCAGCTATCTGCAGGCGATGGACGCCTTCGCCAACGACAGGCAAACCACGCTGATCACCGGCGTTCCGGTACGCGAGGTGGATGCCGACGGCAACAAGCGTTTCTATAACGCCATCACCGTGATCGGCAAAGGCCAGGGCACTTACCTGAAACAGAAGCTGGTGCCGTTTGGCGAGTACGTACCGCTGCAGGATGTCCTGCGCGGCCTGATTGCCTTCTTCGACCTGCCCATGTCCGACTTTGCCCGCGGCCCGGCTGACCAGCCGTTATTGCAGGCCCAGGGTTACCAGGTCGCTGCCTACATCTGCTACGAAGTGGTCTACCCCGAGTTTGCGGCCGGGCTGGCGGCGCAGAGCAATCTGTTGCTGACAGTGAGCAACGACGCCTGGTTCGGCCATTCGATCGGCCCCCTGCAGCACCTGCAGATGGCGCAGATGCGCGCACTCGAGGCCGGGCGCTGGATGATTCGTGCGACCAATACCGGGGTCACCGCACTGATCGACCCTTTCGGGCAGATCGATACGCGCATCGCATCCTTCGAACAAGGCGTCCTCTACGGCGAAGTGCTGCCAATGCAGGGGCTAACCCCTTACCTGCGCTGGCATAGCTGGCCTCTGACGCTCTGCTGCGGGCTGCTTCTGCTGGGCGCGGCCAGAGCCAGAAAAACCCGCACCGCGGCCTAG
- a CDS encoding CidA/LrgA family protein, with amino-acid sequence MLLRGLTLLILMQLLGTAINVLFLPMIPGQVLGMLLLFALLLLRGEVSPPLQEAASSLLRYLPLLLIPTAVSSVLFIDTLSGQLLAIGAALLLSVAVSLMFTGWLMERLIARQTRQEDQA; translated from the coding sequence ATGCTGTTGCGCGGCCTGACCCTGCTGATACTGATGCAATTGCTCGGTACGGCGATAAACGTCCTGTTTCTGCCGATGATTCCCGGCCAGGTACTTGGCATGCTGCTGCTGTTTGCCCTGCTGCTGTTGCGCGGCGAAGTCAGTCCGCCCTTGCAGGAGGCAGCCAGTAGCCTGCTGCGGTATCTGCCGCTGCTGCTGATTCCAACTGCCGTGAGTTCGGTGCTGTTCATCGATACCCTCAGTGGCCAGCTGCTCGCCATCGGCGCCGCCCTGCTGCTGTCAGTGGCAGTGTCGCTGATGTTCACCGGCTGGTTGATGGAACGGCTTATCGCCCGCCAGACACGCCAGGAGGACCAGGCATGA
- a CDS encoding LPS-assembly lipoprotein LptE translates to MIKRNLLLIGLSALISACGFQLRGTGDMHFALQELGLTARNAYGETVKLTRKGLESSGVTVTETAPYTLALIREEQTSRTVSYTSSAQGAESEITKTLEYAILGKNNQTLMSNQLEVQRSYITDSNNIAGASESQIQLSGEMTSAMVQQLLGRIQMITPAQLDALQAKADADAKAAAEAAEAARKADEALQQQVTPIELPGIPLPLQGE, encoded by the coding sequence ATGATCAAACGCAACCTGCTGCTCATAGGCCTGAGCGCCCTGATATCGGCCTGTGGCTTTCAGCTGCGCGGTACCGGCGACATGCACTTCGCTCTTCAGGAGCTGGGGCTGACAGCACGCAATGCCTACGGTGAAACCGTCAAACTGACACGCAAGGGACTGGAAAGCAGTGGCGTCACGGTTACCGAAACCGCACCTTACACGCTGGCCCTGATTCGTGAAGAGCAGACATCGCGCACCGTCAGTTACACCTCCAGTGCCCAGGGCGCAGAAAGCGAGATAACCAAAACTCTGGAATACGCCATTCTCGGCAAAAACAACCAGACGTTAATGAGCAACCAGCTGGAAGTGCAGCGCAGCTATATCACCGACTCCAACAACATCGCCGGTGCCAGTGAGAGCCAGATACAACTAAGTGGCGAAATGACCAGTGCCATGGTGCAACAGTTGCTCGGGCGCATCCAGATGATCACGCCGGCACAACTGGATGCCCTGCAAGCCAAGGCCGATGCCGATGCCAAGGCTGCAGCGGAAGCTGCCGAAGCCGCACGCAAGGCCGATGAGGCATTGCAGCAACAGGTCACGCCAATCGAACTACCGGGCATTCCCCTGCCATTGCAGGGCGAATAA
- a CDS encoding MaoC family dehydratase → MPFVPVAELKGYIGKSLGCSDWVEIDQQRIDQFADCTGDHQFIHVDPEKARQTPFGSTIAHGFLSLSLLPMLMESIMIMPENLKMAVNYGLDSLRFIQPVKVGSRVRLQLDVVDVQEKNPGQWLIKARAVMEIEGQEKPAYIAEPLTLCFV, encoded by the coding sequence ATGCCATTTGTACCTGTTGCCGAACTCAAGGGTTACATAGGAAAGTCGCTGGGTTGTTCCGACTGGGTGGAGATCGATCAGCAACGTATCGATCAGTTCGCCGACTGTACCGGTGACCATCAGTTCATTCATGTCGACCCTGAAAAGGCCCGCCAGACTCCCTTTGGCTCGACCATCGCGCACGGCTTCCTCTCGCTGTCGCTGCTGCCGATGCTGATGGAGAGCATCATGATCATGCCGGAGAACCTGAAGATGGCGGTCAATTACGGGCTGGACAGCCTGCGCTTCATTCAGCCGGTAAAAGTCGGCTCGCGCGTGCGCTTGCAGCTGGATGTGGTTGATGTGCAGGAAAAGAACCCCGGGCAATGGCTGATCAAGGCCAGGGCCGTGATGGAGATCGAGGGTCAGGAGAAACCGGCCTATATTGCCGAGCCGCTGACGCTGTGCTTCGTCTGA
- a CDS encoding lytic murein transglycosylase, with product MNQSHRLTTVTRPLLLCLCFLLSACAEQSTAEDAPSATTSSQPSAAPAVSVLPPVTPAPLQPAISFAEWRDQFRHEALAQGISTQTFDQAFAGITPDPTVLSADSSQPEFTRPVWEYLESATSASRVRNGQAKLQQEQDDLASIQQQYGVEAAYLVAVWGMESSYGQFMGNQSVIRSLATLAYAGRRQQFARTQLLAALGILQHGDIAAQSMRGSWAGAMGQTQFIPTTYDSHAVDFDGDGRRDIWNSSGDALASAAHYLQASGWQSGQPWGFEVQLSKDFDYAQADPDARHSVGEWQAMGVQSGFHGAQLADQPAALILPAGHRGPAFLVLNNFRAILKYNNSTSYALAVGLLGDRLQGKGEIRATWPMDEKPLSRTQRIELQDALGARGFNPGPADGIIGANTRKAVRAYQQSQGWPADGFPTLYLLKTLQN from the coding sequence ATGAATCAGTCACACCGCCTCACTACCGTCACACGCCCCTTGCTGCTGTGCCTGTGCTTTCTGCTTTCTGCCTGTGCCGAGCAGTCAACTGCCGAGGATGCGCCGTCCGCCACGACTTCCAGCCAGCCGTCGGCGGCGCCTGCCGTCAGCGTGCTCCCGCCGGTAACACCGGCTCCGCTGCAGCCGGCCATCAGCTTTGCCGAGTGGCGTGACCAGTTCCGCCACGAAGCACTTGCGCAAGGCATCAGCACACAAACATTTGACCAGGCTTTTGCCGGGATCACCCCGGACCCAACGGTCCTGAGCGCAGACAGCAGCCAGCCCGAATTTACCCGGCCAGTCTGGGAATATCTGGAAAGCGCCACTTCCGCCAGTCGTGTGCGCAACGGGCAAGCCAAGCTGCAGCAGGAACAGGACGATCTGGCCAGCATCCAGCAGCAGTATGGCGTCGAGGCCGCCTATCTGGTCGCGGTATGGGGCATGGAAAGCAGCTACGGCCAGTTCATGGGCAACCAGTCGGTGATCCGCTCGCTGGCCACCCTGGCGTATGCCGGCCGCCGGCAACAGTTTGCCCGCACCCAGCTGCTGGCAGCGCTGGGGATTCTGCAACACGGCGACATTGCCGCGCAGAGCATGCGCGGCTCCTGGGCCGGCGCCATGGGCCAGACCCAGTTCATCCCTACTACCTATGACAGCCATGCCGTGGACTTCGACGGTGACGGCCGGCGCGACATCTGGAACTCTTCTGGCGATGCCCTGGCCTCGGCCGCACATTACCTGCAGGCGTCCGGCTGGCAGAGCGGGCAACCCTGGGGTTTTGAAGTACAGCTGAGCAAGGATTTTGACTACGCCCAGGCTGACCCTGACGCACGCCACAGCGTAGGCGAATGGCAGGCAATGGGTGTGCAGAGCGGATTCCACGGCGCACAGCTGGCGGATCAACCCGCTGCGCTGATCCTGCCGGCAGGCCATCGCGGCCCGGCGTTTCTGGTGCTGAACAACTTCCGCGCCATCCTCAAGTACAACAACTCGACGTCCTATGCACTGGCCGTTGGCCTGTTGGGCGACCGCCTGCAGGGCAAAGGCGAGATACGCGCAACCTGGCCCATGGATGAAAAACCCCTGAGCCGCACCCAGCGTATCGAACTGCAGGATGCTCTGGGCGCAAGAGGTTTCAATCCGGGACCGGCAGACGGGATCATCGGCGCCAATACGCGCAAGGCAGTACGTGCCTACCAGCAGAGCCAGGGCTGGCCGGCAGATGGCTTTCCTACGCTGTACCTGCTGAAAACCCTACAAAACTGA
- a CDS encoding HlyC/CorC family transporter has protein sequence MSEDRSSTEQKSWLERLTQAFAHEPKNRKELLEVLREAHLNKLLDSDALAIVEGAIQVADLQVRDIMVPRSQMMSIRVEQTPAEFLPAVIEAAHSRYPVTGESLDEVLGILLAKDLLPLILQNSEHTFDIRKLLRPVTFVPESKRLNVLLKEFRAKRQHMAVVIDEYGGVAGLVTIEDVLEQIVGEIEDEHDVEEDSYIRPLPSGDFIVKALTPVENFNDFFECDYSEDEFDTIGGLVMSAFGHLPKRNEITEIGEFRFRIVNADSRRIHLLRVSPLSR, from the coding sequence ATGAGTGAAGACCGATCGAGCACCGAGCAGAAGTCCTGGCTGGAAAGACTTACCCAGGCTTTTGCTCATGAACCCAAGAACCGCAAGGAGTTGCTGGAAGTGTTGCGCGAAGCGCACCTGAACAAGCTGCTCGACAGTGACGCGCTGGCGATTGTCGAAGGCGCGATCCAGGTTGCCGACCTGCAGGTGCGCGACATCATGGTGCCGCGCTCGCAGATGATGAGCATCCGCGTCGAGCAGACCCCGGCCGAGTTCCTGCCGGCGGTGATCGAGGCTGCCCACTCGCGTTACCCGGTTACCGGCGAAAGCCTGGACGAGGTACTCGGCATACTGCTGGCCAAGGACCTGTTGCCGCTGATCCTGCAGAACAGCGAGCACACCTTTGACATCCGCAAACTGTTACGCCCGGTAACTTTCGTCCCCGAGTCCAAGCGCCTCAACGTGCTGCTCAAGGAATTCCGCGCCAAGCGCCAGCATATGGCCGTGGTTATCGACGAATACGGTGGTGTTGCGGGACTGGTGACCATCGAAGATGTGCTGGAGCAGATCGTCGGTGAAATCGAGGACGAGCACGATGTCGAGGAAGACAGTTACATCCGCCCGTTGCCCAGCGGCGATTTCATCGTCAAGGCACTGACCCCGGTGGAGAACTTCAACGACTTCTTCGAGTGCGACTATTCCGAAGACGAGTTCGATACCATTGGCGGCCTGGTGATGAGTGCTTTCGGCCATCTGCCCAAGCGCAATGAAATCACCGAGATCGGCGAGTTCCGTTTCCGCATCGTCAACGCCGACAGCCGGCGCATTCACCTGCTGCGCGTCTCGCCGCTGAGCCGTTAA
- the holA gene encoding DNA polymerase III subunit delta translates to MKLNSAQLGKHLQGKLAAVYAVSGDDPLLCQEAADTIRSSARSQGFSERQVFHCDASFDWSLLYEAGASLSLFAEQRLIELRIPGGKPGDKGSSALIDYLARPAEDTLLLISLPKLDGSAQKTKWAKALIDNADAVFVQIWPVETAQLPHWISQRLAQTGLSASQDAVELIADRVEGNLLAAAQEIEKIKLLADGTPIDADYVLACVADSARFDVFGLIEACLNGDAVHALRMLDGLRGEGVEPLFLCAMLARELRLLSGLALQISQGTTPDRAFAAARPPVWDKRKPPLHKALQRHSAGRFNHFLLELQQVDAQVKGQAAGDPWSSLARLCLQLAGQRLLLEA, encoded by the coding sequence ATGAAGCTCAATAGCGCGCAACTCGGCAAACACCTGCAAGGCAAGCTGGCCGCAGTCTATGCGGTCAGCGGTGACGATCCGCTACTGTGCCAGGAAGCCGCCGATACGATTCGCAGCAGCGCACGCAGCCAGGGCTTCAGCGAACGTCAGGTGTTTCATTGCGATGCCAGCTTTGACTGGAGTCTGCTCTACGAAGCAGGCGCCAGCCTGTCACTGTTTGCCGAGCAACGCCTGATCGAACTGCGCATTCCCGGTGGCAAGCCCGGCGATAAAGGTTCCAGCGCCCTGATCGACTATCTTGCCCGGCCAGCCGAAGACACCTTGCTGCTGATCAGCCTGCCCAAGCTGGATGGCAGTGCGCAAAAGACCAAGTGGGCCAAGGCGCTGATCGACAACGCCGATGCGGTGTTTGTACAAATATGGCCGGTGGAAACCGCCCAACTACCGCACTGGATCAGCCAGCGCCTGGCCCAGACCGGACTGAGTGCCAGCCAGGACGCCGTTGAACTGATTGCTGACCGTGTGGAGGGCAACCTGCTGGCGGCGGCGCAGGAAATCGAAAAAATCAAACTGCTGGCCGATGGCACGCCGATTGATGCGGACTACGTGCTTGCCTGCGTTGCTGACAGCGCGCGCTTTGATGTCTTCGGCCTGATCGAAGCCTGTCTCAACGGGGATGCCGTACATGCACTGCGCATGCTCGACGGCTTGCGTGGTGAAGGTGTGGAGCCCCTGTTTCTATGTGCCATGCTGGCCCGCGAACTGCGCCTGCTGAGTGGCCTGGCTCTGCAAATCAGTCAGGGCACAACCCCGGACCGTGCATTTGCCGCCGCCCGCCCACCGGTCTGGGACAAACGCAAGCCACCCTTGCACAAGGCGTTGCAGCGGCATTCCGCCGGACGCTTCAACCACTTTCTGCTGGAACTTCAACAGGTCGATGCGCAGGTCAAGGGACAAGCTGCCGGCGACCCCTGGAGCAGTCTGGCTCGCCTGTGCCTGCAGCTGGCAGGTCAGCGCCTGCTGCTGGAAGCGTGA
- a CDS encoding LrgB family protein: protein MSPDIQAAWQAVIHHPLFGIGLTLATYQLALAVYERTRWPIFQPVLLAMLMVIGILHLFAIDVREYLNFTGIFVLLLGPVIVALAVPLYINLRHIRQLLKPVLQTLLIAGLIATLMGSGLAWLFGASEEMQRTLLTKSVTSPFSILLADKVHGIPALAAIFSILTGVIGAIVGPSLLQRINVRHPAAIGMAMGLTSHAVGTARALQEGEQCGGFAALGMSLIGVATAVLLPVAVSLIA, encoded by the coding sequence ATGAGCCCTGATATACAGGCCGCCTGGCAGGCAGTGATCCATCACCCGTTATTCGGCATCGGCCTTACCCTGGCCACTTACCAGCTGGCCCTGGCCGTCTATGAACGCACCCGCTGGCCGATCTTCCAGCCGGTACTGCTGGCCATGTTGATGGTGATCGGCATCCTGCATCTGTTTGCCATTGATGTTCGCGAATACCTGAATTTCACCGGCATCTTCGTCCTGCTGCTGGGGCCGGTTATCGTTGCGCTGGCAGTGCCGCTGTATATCAACCTGCGGCACATCCGCCAGCTGTTGAAGCCGGTGCTGCAGACGCTGCTGATCGCCGGACTGATCGCCACCCTGATGGGCTCCGGCCTTGCGTGGTTGTTCGGTGCCAGCGAGGAAATGCAACGGACGCTGCTGACCAAGTCGGTAACCTCACCGTTTTCCATCCTGCTGGCCGACAAAGTCCATGGCATACCGGCCCTTGCGGCGATTTTTTCTATCCTGACCGGCGTCATCGGAGCGATTGTCGGCCCCAGCCTGCTGCAACGGATCAACGTCCGCCACCCGGCGGCGATTGGTATGGCCATGGGCCTTACTTCCCACGCCGTGGGCACTGCCAGAGCACTGCAGGAAGGCGAGCAATGTGGCGGCTTTGCCGCGCTGGGCATGAGCCTGATCGGCGTCGCTACGGCGGTACTGCTGCCTGTCGCCGTCAGTCTCATCGCCTGA
- the leuS gene encoding leucine--tRNA ligase, with amino-acid sequence MHEQYQPREIEAAAQSHWDAQKSFVVSEQPGKDTFYCLSMFPYPSGKLHMGHVRNYTIGDVIARYQRMQGKNVLQPMGWDAFGMPAENAAMKNQVAPAKWTYENIAYMKTQLQSLGLAVDWTREVTTCKPDYYRWEQWLFTRLFQKGVIYRKNGSVNWDPVDQTVLANEQVIDGRGWRSGALIEKREIPMYYFKITAYAEELLSSLDDLDGWPEQVKTMQRNWIGKSRGMEISFPYDVASVGSPGQMKVFTTRPDTLMGATYVAVAAEHPLATLAAQNNPELQAFIDECKRGGVAEADIATQEKKGLATSLRVTHPLTGELLPVWVANYVLMNYGEGAVMAVPAHDERDFAFAGKYGLPIQPVIRTSAGDATPAPWQDAYAEHGQLINSGDFDGLDFDGAFDAIEVALQRKSLGQARTQFRLRDWGISRQRYWGCPIPIIHCDTCGDVPVPEDQLPVVLPEDVVPDGAGSPLARMPEFYQCQCPTCGAPARRETDTMDTFVESSWYYARYASPQYSGGMVDPAAANHWLPVDQYIGGIEHAILHLLYARFFHKLMRDEGLVSSDEPFRNLLTQGMVVAETYYRTLDNGGKDWFNPADVELERDAKAKVISARLKSDGLPVEIGGTEKMSKSKNNGVDPQSMIDQYGADTCRLFMMFASPPDMSCEWSDSGVEGANRFLRRVWRLAHSHVSAGLPGALEVASLDDNQKAVRRAIHLAIRQASTDVGQHHKFNTAIAQVMTLMNVLEKASTASEQDRALLQEGLQTVALLLAPITPHICHVLWQQLGMSGAVIDAQWPQVDESALAQDSLVLVVQVNGKLRGQIEVAATASREAVEAEARANENVQRFTEGLSIRKVIVVPGKLVNIVAS; translated from the coding sequence ATGCACGAACAGTATCAGCCCCGCGAAATCGAAGCCGCCGCCCAGTCCCATTGGGATGCGCAAAAATCCTTTGTCGTCAGCGAACAGCCGGGCAAGGACACCTTCTATTGCCTGTCGATGTTCCCCTACCCCAGCGGCAAGCTGCACATGGGCCACGTGCGCAATTACACCATCGGTGACGTGATCGCCCGCTACCAGCGCATGCAGGGCAAAAACGTGTTGCAGCCGATGGGCTGGGACGCATTCGGCATGCCAGCGGAAAACGCGGCGATGAAGAACCAGGTGGCCCCGGCCAAGTGGACCTACGAAAACATTGCCTACATGAAAACCCAGCTGCAGAGCCTCGGCCTGGCGGTGGACTGGACCCGCGAAGTCACCACCTGCAAGCCGGACTACTACCGCTGGGAGCAATGGCTGTTCACCCGCCTGTTCCAGAAAGGCGTGATTTACCGCAAGAACGGCAGCGTCAACTGGGATCCGGTGGACCAGACCGTGCTGGCCAACGAGCAGGTGATCGACGGGCGCGGCTGGCGCAGCGGCGCGCTGATCGAAAAGCGCGAAATTCCCATGTACTACTTCAAGATCACCGCCTATGCGGAAGAGCTTCTGAGCAGTCTGGATGATCTGGATGGCTGGCCGGAACAGGTCAAGACCATGCAGCGCAACTGGATCGGCAAGTCCCGCGGCATGGAAATCAGCTTCCCCTACGATGTCGCCAGCGTTGGCAGCCCAGGGCAGATGAAGGTCTTTACCACCCGCCCCGACACGCTGATGGGTGCCACCTACGTGGCAGTGGCCGCCGAGCACCCGCTGGCAACTTTGGCCGCACAGAACAATCCCGAACTGCAGGCGTTTATCGACGAGTGCAAGCGCGGCGGCGTGGCCGAAGCCGATATCGCCACCCAGGAAAAGAAAGGTCTGGCCACCAGCCTGCGCGTCACGCATCCGCTGACTGGCGAACTGCTGCCGGTGTGGGTCGCCAACTACGTGCTGATGAACTACGGCGAAGGCGCCGTAATGGCCGTGCCGGCCCACGACGAGCGCGATTTTGCCTTTGCCGGCAAGTACGGCCTGCCGATCCAGCCGGTCATCCGTACCAGCGCCGGTGATGCAACCCCGGCGCCCTGGCAGGATGCCTATGCCGAGCACGGCCAGCTGATCAACTCCGGTGATTTCGACGGGCTGGATTTCGACGGCGCCTTTGACGCCATCGAAGTGGCCCTGCAGCGCAAGTCGCTGGGCCAGGCACGTACCCAGTTCCGCCTGCGTGACTGGGGCATCAGCCGCCAGCGCTATTGGGGCTGCCCAATCCCGATTATTCATTGCGACACCTGTGGCGATGTGCCGGTGCCGGAAGACCAGCTGCCGGTAGTGCTGCCGGAAGATGTGGTGCCGGACGGCGCCGGCAGCCCGCTGGCACGCATGCCCGAGTTCTACCAGTGCCAGTGCCCGACCTGCGGCGCACCGGCCAGGCGCGAAACCGACACCATGGACACCTTTGTCGAATCGTCCTGGTACTACGCCCGTTACGCCTCGCCGCAATACAGCGGCGGCATGGTCGACCCGGCCGCGGCCAATCACTGGTTGCCGGTAGACCAGTACATAGGCGGAATCGAGCACGCCATCCTGCACCTGCTGTATGCGCGCTTCTTCCACAAGCTGATGCGCGATGAAGGGCTGGTCAGTTCCGATGAGCCATTCCGCAATCTGCTGACCCAGGGCATGGTGGTTGCCGAGACTTACTACCGCACCCTCGATAATGGCGGCAAGGACTGGTTCAATCCGGCCGATGTCGAGCTTGAGCGTGACGCCAAAGCCAAGGTCATCAGCGCCAGGCTGAAGTCCGATGGCCTGCCGGTGGAAATCGGCGGCACCGAGAAGATGTCCAAGTCAAAGAACAATGGCGTCGACCCGCAGTCGATGATCGATCAGTACGGTGCCGACACCTGCCGTCTGTTCATGATGTTCGCTTCGCCGCCGGACATGAGTTGCGAATGGTCGGACTCCGGCGTCGAGGGCGCCAACCGCTTCCTGCGTCGCGTCTGGCGCCTGGCCCACAGCCATGTCAGCGCCGGCCTGCCGGGAGCGCTGGAGGTTGCCAGCCTGGATGACAACCAGAAGGCCGTGCGCCGCGCCATCCATCTGGCTATCCGCCAGGCCAGCACGGATGTTGGCCAGCACCACAAGTTCAATACTGCCATCGCCCAGGTGATGACCCTGATGAACGTACTGGAAAAGGCCTCCACGGCCAGCGAACAGGATCGCGCCCTGCTGCAGGAAGGCCTGCAAACCGTAGCCCTGTTGCTGGCCCCGATCACCCCGCATATCTGCCATGTGCTCTGGCAACAGCTGGGCATGAGCGGAGCGGTCATCGATGCACAATGGCCGCAAGTGGACGAGTCGGCGCTGGCCCAGGACAGTCTGGTGCTGGTAGTACAGGTCAACGGCAAGTTGCGCGGACAGATCGAAGTGGCCGCCACCGCGAGCCGCGAAGCCGTCGAGGCAGAAGCCCGCGCCAATGAAAATGTCCAGCGCTTCACCGAGGGCCTGAGCATCCGCAAGGTCATCGTGGTGCCGGGCAAACTGGTCAACATAGTCGCAAGCTGA
- the ybeY gene encoding rRNA maturation RNase YbeY → MLELDLQLASDTAELPAEADFRRWCELALQQRSADSELTIRIVDESEARELNHTWRHKDYATNVLSFPADIPDGLLDIPLLGDLVICAPVVAREAAEQGKAPAAHWAHLVIHGCLHLLGYDHIEDAEAEEMEALERKLLAELGHPDPYDDE, encoded by the coding sequence ATGCTTGAACTGGACCTGCAACTGGCCAGCGACACGGCAGAGCTGCCGGCCGAAGCGGATTTTCGCCGCTGGTGCGAACTGGCTCTGCAACAGCGCAGCGCCGACTCGGAACTGACCATCCGCATCGTCGATGAAAGCGAAGCGCGTGAGCTCAACCACACCTGGCGGCACAAGGACTACGCAACCAATGTGTTGTCCTTTCCGGCCGACATCCCCGACGGTCTGCTGGACATTCCACTGCTCGGCGATCTGGTGATCTGCGCACCGGTGGTGGCCCGCGAAGCGGCTGAACAAGGCAAGGCACCGGCGGCCCACTGGGCGCATCTGGTCATCCATGGTTGCCTGCATCTGCTTGGCTACGATCACATCGAGGATGCCGAGGCCGAGGAAATGGAAGCACTGGAACGAAAATTGCTGGCTGAACTGGGTCATCCTGACCCCTACGACGATGAATAA